A DNA window from Chryseobacterium sp. MEBOG06 contains the following coding sequences:
- a CDS encoding LysM peptidoglycan-binding domain-containing protein has translation MIKRFFILSSLFMVLGVSAQKSHTVVQGDNPYNIAKKYGITVDELLKLNPKHKDGKLAIGDVLTVKSDKAVTPVVTKTVVAEKAAPSTSVGKIVLQPKQTIYGITKQYRISETDLRKLNPELDTHMKIGDEITLPLASIKKFGGSQQPVATEKPVEVPVEKVVAATPAVEGETYVIQAKDNYYRITKQFGISQQDLYTLNPGLEEKGLKPGDSIRIKKSNTETVTPTDVPAVNPKAKMDSGSDKSSTSSNVVVGDDYVTYTVQQGDTVFSIVNRFGISIDELIALNPDLSHGLKTGMVLKIKKQDPAYSKKNGDALSVVLMLPFGYSTNETQYRAMALDFLTGAKLAIERNARGGQKLDIKIVDSGNEASFKSSLTQINPDNTDLIIGPFFKSNVIDVLDFTKNQKIPVVAPFANTPELYNYNNLIIVETNNQTYADKIVEEVKGIYSNQKIYVVADAKKENANYIKAGLEKAVKNADVVIVNSPADIQLDQNMMTGQSAPVIAILANDDNNAGDAFATKIIALSKEVQGVKAFSMFYSPVFEKRVDDLSQASLVYLMDRKINTDGNFEKEILAAYKSKYCKTPPKYAIVGFDVVNDMLTRENKKGEIFKQMNKVQTQLATKFEFVKSKANGAYVNTGYRVIRLVP, from the coding sequence ATGATAAAGAGGTTTTTTATTCTATCCAGTTTATTTATGGTTTTGGGAGTTTCAGCCCAGAAATCACATACGGTTGTACAAGGTGATAACCCTTACAACATTGCAAAAAAGTATGGAATAACTGTAGATGAATTGCTGAAGCTAAACCCAAAGCATAAAGATGGTAAGCTGGCTATTGGAGATGTTTTAACTGTAAAATCAGATAAAGCAGTTACTCCTGTAGTTACAAAAACAGTTGTTGCTGAAAAGGCAGCTCCCAGTACTTCCGTTGGTAAAATTGTTTTGCAGCCAAAACAAACGATCTACGGAATTACCAAGCAATACCGAATTTCTGAAACCGATCTGAGAAAACTGAATCCTGAATTGGATACTCATATGAAAATCGGGGATGAGATTACACTACCTCTTGCAAGTATCAAAAAATTCGGAGGCAGCCAGCAGCCTGTAGCAACAGAAAAACCTGTAGAGGTTCCCGTTGAGAAAGTTGTAGCAGCTACCCCTGCTGTAGAAGGAGAAACTTATGTGATCCAGGCTAAAGATAATTACTACAGAATTACAAAACAGTTTGGAATCAGCCAACAGGATCTTTACACTTTAAACCCAGGTTTGGAAGAGAAAGGATTAAAGCCTGGAGATTCCATCAGAATAAAAAAATCAAATACTGAGACCGTTACCCCTACTGATGTGCCTGCTGTAAATCCAAAAGCAAAAATGGATTCAGGAAGCGACAAATCATCTACTTCTTCCAATGTAGTTGTGGGGGATGATTACGTAACGTATACTGTTCAGCAGGGAGATACCGTTTTCTCTATTGTTAACAGATTTGGTATTTCAATCGATGAACTGATTGCTCTTAACCCGGACCTTTCACATGGTTTGAAAACCGGAATGGTTTTAAAAATCAAAAAGCAGGATCCGGCATATAGTAAGAAAAACGGAGATGCCTTAAGCGTAGTACTTATGCTACCATTTGGATATAGTACGAACGAAACACAGTACAGAGCAATGGCACTTGACTTCTTGACCGGTGCTAAACTTGCTATCGAAAGAAATGCAAGAGGCGGGCAAAAATTGGATATCAAGATTGTTGACTCTGGAAATGAAGCATCTTTCAAAAGTTCTTTAACCCAGATTAATCCCGATAATACAGATTTGATTATCGGTCCATTCTTCAAATCCAACGTCATAGACGTTCTGGACTTTACAAAAAATCAAAAAATCCCGGTTGTAGCACCATTTGCCAACACTCCGGAATTATATAACTATAATAATCTTATCATCGTTGAAACGAACAATCAGACCTATGCTGATAAGATCGTAGAAGAAGTAAAAGGAATCTATTCTAACCAGAAAATATATGTAGTGGCAGACGCTAAGAAAGAAAACGCCAATTACATCAAAGCTGGTCTTGAAAAAGCAGTGAAAAATGCTGATGTTGTAATCGTTAATTCTCCGGCTGATATTCAGCTGGACCAAAATATGATGACGGGACAGTCTGCACCGGTAATTGCCATTCTTGCGAATGATGACAATAACGCTGGAGATGCTTTTGCTACAAAAATAATTGCACTTTCGAAAGAAGTACAGGGTGTAAAAGCTTTCAGTATGTTCTATTCTCCGGTTTTCGAAAAGAGGGTAGATGATTTGAGCCAGGCAAGTTTGGTTTATCTGATGGATAGAAAAATCAATACTGATGGTAACTTTGAAAAAGAAATCTTGGCGGCATATAAGAGCAAATACTGCAAAACACCTCCTAAATATGCAATAGTAGGATTTGATGTAGTCAATGATATGCTGACCAGAGAAAATAAAAAAGGCGAAATCTTTAAGCAGATGAATAAAGTGCAGACTCAGCTTGCAACAAAATTTGAGTTTGTAAAATCAAAAGCTAACGGAGCTTATGTGAATACCGGTTACAGAGTAATTAGATTAGTACCTTAA
- the fabD gene encoding ACP S-malonyltransferase produces MKALVFPGQGSQFVGMGKELYDSRKDIKDLMESANEILGFDILSIMFSGEDADLKKTEVTQPSIFIHSVAALKAVNGLGAEMVAGHSLGEFSALVANGVLSFDDGLKLVSERAKAMQEACDANPSSMAAILGLEDAKVEEICAQISGIVVPANYNCPGQLVISGETLAVEEACAKLKEAGAKRALLLPVNGAFHSPLMQPAQERLAAAIEKTKFRKATIPVYQNITTTAVTNPDEIKQNLIAQLTGPVKWTQSVQNMIKDGGSNFIEVGPGKTLQGLIKKIDGSVEVASAI; encoded by the coding sequence ATGAAAGCACTTGTATTTCCAGGGCAGGGTTCTCAGTTCGTAGGAATGGGAAAAGAACTGTATGATTCTAGAAAAGATATTAAAGATCTGATGGAATCTGCCAATGAAATTTTAGGTTTTGATATTCTTTCCATTATGTTTAGCGGAGAGGATGCTGATCTTAAAAAAACAGAGGTTACCCAGCCTTCAATATTTATACATTCAGTAGCAGCATTAAAAGCAGTAAACGGTTTAGGAGCTGAAATGGTAGCAGGACACTCTTTAGGGGAATTCTCTGCATTGGTAGCAAATGGCGTTCTATCTTTTGATGATGGACTGAAATTAGTATCCGAAAGAGCTAAGGCAATGCAGGAGGCTTGTGACGCAAATCCAAGTTCTATGGCCGCTATTTTAGGATTGGAAGATGCTAAAGTAGAAGAAATCTGTGCTCAGATTAGTGGAATCGTAGTTCCTGCTAACTATAACTGCCCGGGGCAATTGGTAATCTCAGGAGAAACACTGGCAGTAGAAGAGGCTTGTGCAAAATTGAAAGAAGCCGGAGCTAAAAGAGCACTATTATTACCTGTAAACGGAGCTTTCCATTCACCATTGATGCAGCCGGCACAAGAAAGACTGGCAGCAGCTATCGAGAAAACAAAGTTCAGAAAAGCAACTATTCCTGTATATCAGAATATCACCACTACAGCAGTAACCAATCCTGATGAGATCAAGCAGAATTTGATCGCTCAGCTTACAGGTCCCGTAAAATGGACGCAGTCTGTTCAGAATATGATTAAGGATGGTGGCTCAAACTTCATTGAAGTAGGACCGGGAAAAACCCTTCAGGGATTGATCAAAAAAATTGACGGATCAGTAGAAGTTGCTTCTGCAATCTAA
- a CDS encoding GYDIA family GHMP kinase produces MNAIFSPGKLMLTSEYFAIDGALVLAVPTKLGQEFFFEERNDEKSLIFWEAYHQNTLWLTAVIDYKEWQILETNIPSSAEFIVRTLKNVQQLSHSKFKNNFSYHLRTNLQFPADYGFGSSSTLMNNLSEWADIDPFHLNTISLGGSGYDIAVAKEKSAVLFRNKPEIKYEKIDFNPSFKNELIFIHLNQKQDSREGINFYKSKKKSPELIAEFSDITKKILLCNELESFSELILIHERKIADFLDISTVKEKVFPDCPSFVKSLGAWGGDFVMSAKFGGYKDYFLEKGFATIFEWKNIIDL; encoded by the coding sequence ATGAACGCGATCTTTTCACCGGGCAAGCTTATGCTTACTTCAGAATATTTCGCAATCGACGGAGCTCTTGTCTTAGCGGTGCCAACCAAGCTGGGACAAGAGTTTTTTTTTGAAGAAAGAAACGATGAAAAATCCCTTATCTTCTGGGAAGCATATCATCAAAATACACTATGGTTAACGGCTGTCATCGATTACAAAGAATGGCAGATCCTGGAAACCAATATACCATCAAGCGCTGAATTTATTGTAAGGACATTAAAGAATGTTCAGCAGCTTTCTCACAGTAAATTCAAAAATAACTTTAGTTACCATTTAAGAACAAACCTGCAGTTTCCTGCAGACTACGGTTTTGGAAGCAGTTCTACTTTAATGAACAATCTTTCTGAGTGGGCAGATATTGATCCCTTCCACCTTAATACTATAAGCCTTGGAGGGAGTGGATATGATATTGCCGTTGCAAAAGAAAAATCAGCAGTGCTTTTCCGTAATAAACCTGAAATAAAATACGAGAAGATAGATTTTAACCCTTCCTTTAAAAATGAACTGATTTTTATTCATTTAAATCAGAAGCAGGATAGCAGAGAAGGAATTAACTTTTACAAGTCAAAAAAGAAGTCTCCGGAATTGATTGCCGAATTTTCAGATATCACAAAGAAAATTTTGTTATGCAATGAATTGGAAAGTTTTTCTGAATTAATTTTGATTCATGAGCGAAAAATTGCTGATTTTCTTGATATTTCCACAGTTAAAGAAAAGGTATTTCCTGATTGCCCGTCTTTTGTCAAAAGTTTGGGTGCATGGGGTGGCGATTTTGTAATGAGTGCCAAATTTGGGGGCTATAAAGACTATTTTTTGGAGAAAGGTTTTGCAACTATTTTTGAATGGAAAAATATAATTGATTTATAA
- the pckA gene encoding phosphoenolpyruvate carboxykinase (ATP), with amino-acid sequence MKNTKIIQDLEKLGIKGNYEVVYNPSYEELYQAEVSPENQGFEKAELTESGAVSVKTGIFTGRSPKDRYIVQDDVTRDTIFWDGKVNLPTTAEIFGSCKELVLNQLAEAKKIYVVDAFCGTNADTRLKVRFIVEVAWQAHFVTNMFIRPSHYELENFGEPDFTVINGSKTINPNWEAQGLNSENFIMFNLTEKLQIIGGTWYGGEMKKGMFAMMNYYLPLKGMASMHCSANVGEKGDVALFFGLSGTGKTTLSADPKRYLIGDDEHGWDNNGVFNYEGGCYAKVIDLSEEKEPDIFRAIKRDALLENVVVNNGVADYTDGSITENTRVSYPIYHINKIVLPSKAGHAKKIVYLSADAFGVLPPVSILNEDQAQYHFLCGYTSKLAGTERGITEPQPSFSPAFGEAFLTLHPTMYSKTLIGKMQEHGAKAYLVNTGWNGTGKRISLKDTRAIIDTIIDGSIDNAPKTQVPIMNLEIPTELPNVSAGILDPRDTYEMASEWEEKARDLASRYIKNFEQYCDTEAGRKLIASGPQLQEQTT; translated from the coding sequence ATGAAAAACACTAAAATCATCCAGGATTTAGAGAAATTAGGGATTAAAGGAAACTATGAAGTAGTGTATAACCCTTCTTACGAAGAATTGTACCAGGCTGAAGTTTCTCCTGAAAATCAAGGATTTGAGAAAGCTGAGCTTACAGAATCTGGCGCGGTATCAGTAAAAACAGGAATTTTCACAGGTCGTTCACCTAAAGACAGATATATTGTTCAGGATGATGTTACAAGAGATACAATTTTCTGGGATGGTAAAGTAAACTTACCTACCACAGCGGAAATTTTCGGGTCTTGTAAAGAACTAGTGCTGAATCAGCTTGCTGAAGCTAAGAAAATTTATGTTGTAGATGCTTTCTGTGGAACCAATGCAGATACAAGACTTAAAGTAAGATTTATTGTTGAAGTAGCATGGCAGGCACATTTTGTGACTAATATGTTTATTCGCCCTTCTCATTATGAGCTTGAAAACTTTGGTGAGCCGGATTTCACAGTAATCAACGGGTCTAAAACTATCAACCCGAACTGGGAAGCTCAGGGGTTGAATTCCGAAAACTTTATCATGTTTAACCTTACTGAAAAACTACAGATTATTGGTGGTACCTGGTATGGAGGTGAAATGAAGAAAGGAATGTTTGCAATGATGAACTATTACCTTCCGTTAAAAGGTATGGCCTCAATGCACTGCTCTGCAAACGTTGGAGAAAAAGGAGATGTAGCTTTATTCTTTGGTCTTTCCGGAACAGGAAAAACTACTTTATCTGCAGATCCTAAAAGATACCTTATCGGTGATGACGAACACGGATGGGATAATAACGGAGTATTCAACTATGAAGGAGGATGCTACGCTAAAGTAATTGATTTATCAGAAGAAAAAGAACCGGATATCTTCAGAGCCATCAAAAGAGATGCACTTCTTGAAAACGTTGTTGTTAACAATGGAGTAGCAGATTATACAGACGGTTCAATCACGGAAAATACAAGGGTTTCTTATCCTATTTATCATATCAATAAAATTGTACTGCCTTCTAAAGCAGGTCATGCTAAGAAGATTGTTTACCTTTCAGCAGATGCATTCGGAGTACTTCCTCCGGTTTCTATCCTTAATGAAGATCAGGCACAGTATCACTTCCTTTGTGGCTATACGTCTAAATTAGCGGGTACTGAAAGAGGGATTACTGAACCTCAGCCATCTTTCTCACCTGCATTTGGAGAAGCTTTCCTTACACTACACCCAACAATGTATTCTAAAACATTGATCGGTAAAATGCAGGAGCACGGAGCTAAAGCATATTTAGTAAATACAGGTTGGAACGGAACGGGTAAGAGAATTTCGCTGAAAGATACAAGAGCAATTATTGATACAATCATTGATGGTTCTATTGATAATGCTCCTAAAACTCAGGTTCCGATTATGAATCTTGAAATTCCTACTGAACTTCCAAACGTTTCTGCAGGTATTTTAGATCCTAGAGATACTTATGAGATGGCTTCAGAGTGGGAAGAAAAAGCTAGAGATCTGGCTTCAAGATATATCAAGAACTTTGAGCAGTACTGTGATACTGAGGCAGGAAGAAAATTGATCGCTTCAGGACCTCAATTGCAGGAACAGACTACTTAA
- a CDS encoding type II 3-dehydroquinate dehydratase yields MKVLIINGPNLNLLGTREPEIYGTVSMESYLENLKSEFPSHELKYYQSNIEGELINRLQEDDFEAVVINPGAFTHYSYAIADCLKNIQKRKVEVHISNIYKREEFRQKSVTAACTDSVLSGFGMDGYRLALLSLQ; encoded by the coding sequence ATGAAAGTTTTAATTATAAATGGACCTAATCTTAATCTTTTAGGAACCAGAGAACCGGAAATCTACGGAACAGTTTCTATGGAAAGCTACTTGGAAAATCTAAAATCAGAATTTCCTTCTCATGAATTGAAATATTATCAATCCAATATTGAGGGCGAGCTTATCAACAGGCTTCAGGAAGATGATTTTGAAGCGGTTGTTATCAATCCCGGTGCTTTCACTCACTATTCATATGCTATAGCAGATTGTTTAAAGAATATTCAAAAGCGTAAAGTAGAAGTTCACATCAGCAATATTTACAAAAGAGAAGAATTCAGACAGAAATCTGTAACGGCAGCCTGCACAGATTCTGTATTATCAGGATTTGGAATGGATGGGTACAGGCTGGCTTTATTAAGTCTGCAATAA